aaatgatattttatcTCAAAATTTAGCTAGATATTAAATATATATCCTTTAGATCCAAGCAAActgaattttgtattttttttttttcattttactaaGAATGACTCAAAAATTTCTATTTTGGGAACACGCTACCAAGGAAATATTGGATTCTCCAGCTCTTGAAGTTTTccgatcaagactggatgccgtTCTGGAAGACATGCTTTCAACAGACAGGTGTTACTAGGTTTAAAGCAGAACTAACTGGGTGGAAGACTAGGGCTgtgttaccaggagatcagaaatCACCTTACAGACCTTACAGgtctggccttacaatctatgaagAAAGGGATGAATTTACATCTCTCGTGTCTCTGTACTGCTCCTGACCCACCAAGACCAGAGGGATGCCTGGCATGAAGTCATTGACCAGCCAAGTTCACATCCATCCTGTGTCTTTGCGGTTTGGCATTTTCATGAGAATCTCAGACACTTAGAAATTCTGCCGCAGGCATCCTTCAGGGCCTCTTTCATTTGTTCATTGCGGAGAGCGTAGATGTAGGGGTTAAAGAGAGGGACCACCACACAGTACAGCAAAGACACAACTCTGTCAAAGTCCTGCACACCCCGCTGCCCTGGTCGGAGGTACCTGAAGATGGAGCTACTGTACAATATCACAACAACCAGGAGGTGAGcggagcaggtggaaaaggcctttttcCTTCCTGTGGTGGACGGGATGTGCATGATAGTGGAGATGATACAGCCATAGGAAACTATAGTGACTGTTAAAGTACCAAGTAAGATAACTATTGCTGAAAAAAATATCATGACCTCAAGATGCCCTGTGTCCACGCAGGAGAGTTGAAGCAACACGGCTGTGTCACAGTAGAAGTGGTTTATGACATTGGGGCCACAGAACGGTAACAGCACAACCATAAGTGTTGGGGGAACCACTATAAGAAAACTCATCACCCAGCAGCTCAGCACTAGCTGGAAGCAGACCCTGCCATTCATGATGGTGCCGTAACGCAAGGGATGGCAGATAGCCATGTAGCAGTCAAAGGACATGACAGCCCCATGGCAAAACATAGAGGCACCCAGGAAGACGACCAATAAAAACTGAAGGAAACAACCAGGGAGGGAAATAGATTTTCTCTCTGTCAGGAGGCTGTAGAGGAACCTGGGCGTGATGACACAGGTGAAGCAGATTTCTAAGACAGCGAAGTTCctgaggaagaaatacatgggcGTCTGGAGGCGATGGTCCACCAGGTGGAGGGTGACAATAATGAGGTTTCCTGTTACGGTCAACAGGAAGACGTCTAATAGAACCACAGACAGGATGATGTTTCCATGGTGGTTGTTGGACAGTCCCAAGATGATGAATTCCACCACTGTGGTCTGGTTCTTCATTCTTGGTTcatctttaaagaaaaattaaaaacatgtcaAAAACAGAGCCGATTGGACAAGAGGGACAGAATGCTGAGAGGAAAAATCTGTAAAGAAATAGAACTAATCTcgtcaatgggaattgggtgctTATCAGGCACAGGCTCAATGAAACAATCCTGATGGAGTAACTAAAAACAATTACTGCTAGttggagagagagcgagagctggAGAGCAAGGGAGAATGAAAATTACTTCTTCTAAACATGCATACGTTTTACCTCAATTTTTCATACATGaaaaaggccagaaggaaccaatgtgaacatctgttctgacctcctgtatagaaGAGAGTGAGAAACTTCCCTGAATTAGCTACTGTCAAAACTAGAgtgttgctttttaaagaaaaaaatccaagcgttcttttaaaatgtccagtgctggaaaatccaccacaaggCAGGGAAAGTTCTTCCAATGATTAAACACCCTCACtgtgaaagttttgtttgtttgtttgttttcttccaggtcattgatacaaATATTAAAAGGTACAGGGCCAAGAATCAAACCCTGTGGGACCGCACTAAAAACACCCACGTTCAGTGATGATTGTCCATATATAATTCCAGCTTGAGACTGTTCAATACCCACCTTTTAGTCCATTTAATCTGTGCCAGGGTAATtgtgtatcattctagtttcttaatcacaATGTCAAAAATGAAATCAAAAATAGTCCCTCTCTTTAAAAAGGGCAAACAAAGAGGAGCtgtggaattatagaccagtcagcctaccTTCTATACCTAGAAAGATACTGCAACAAATGATTCAATAATCAAGTTGTGAGCATCTAGAGGATATTAGGGTGTTGAATCATAGCTAACaaatttctcaagaacaaatcatgctaaatcaatctaatttccttcttttgtaTGGTTACCGGTCTGGTGGAGAGtagggaagctgtagatgtgatatatcttgattttagtaaggcttctgacacataagaatggccagtctgggtcagaccaaaggaccatctGGCCCAGCGTCCCGACTcccgacagcggccagtgccaggtgccccagagggaaggaacagaacagggcaattttcgAGTGACCACTCCCCCATTGCCCATTGTTGCACATgccattctcataagcaaaataGGGAAACGTGGTTCAGGTGAAAcgactgtaaggtgggtgcaaaattggTTGAAAGGCTAAACTCACAAAGTAGGCAGCAGGCTTCAGCGTCAAAGTGGGGGAAAGTATTTAGTCAGGTCCCATAATcctctgtcctgggtccagtacaaTGCAATATTCTCATTAATGGCACGAACAACAGAGTGGCAAGTCTGTttacaaaatctgcagatgaaacCTACCTGGGAGAGATTCCTGGCATTTGGGAGAACAGGGTTAGAAATCAAAACAacctcgacaaattggagaattggtttgaaatcaacaagatggacTTCAAACAAAACAGGTGCAAAAttctacacttaggaagaaaaatatcaaaacccacctgcaaaatggggattaACTGGCTAAGAGGTAgtcctgctgaaaaggatctgggtggtatagtggatcacaaatgggaTATGAGTCTGCAAGGTGATGCAGTTgcagaaaaggctaatatcagtctggggtgtattaacaggagggtTGCATGTGAGATaggggaggtaattgtcctgcttgACTCTGCCCTGGGGGCATTTCAGCAGCAGTACTGTCTCCTGTTCTGGATTCCACACTCTGAAAACAATGGGAACTAATTGGAGAGGATCTAAAAGAGTGACACAAAAAGGATAAAAGGCCTTTTTAACATGAgaaaagaggacagggatcaattgttctccatagcCACTGAAAGCAGGAGAAGGAGTAATGGGCTGCATCTGCAAAAAGGGTGATTTAGGTTCACtcttagggaaaactttctaactacaagaaTAGCTAATTACAGGAATACATTACtgcaggaggttgtggaatctccatcattggaggtttctaatgccaggttagacaaacgcctgtcaggcatggcctaggtttacttagtcctggTTAAGGAAAAGTTGCATAtgtgcatatgtgactccattttggtttggggtgcaccattgtctaaaagcaaacacatcatgcaccaggaggagtgttccttagatactgcattcctgtcaacccccccccccccccccccccccgcgcgcgccccttgtttccagcctgtctccactcctggtttctgttctttgtctgttcctaattccctgcctcctggccttgatgcgAGCCTCCCATCCTCataagaaaggctactggtgcattgctttaggaccatgttgtgtagttgaagtaatggtttagcatgggggggggggatgcacttaagagggataggtggtagataagggaagggtttgtctattggctaaggtttccgatgcacgagggcaacatgctttgcttaAAGGtctataatctttgtataacctgcatgcAGGATCCCCTCCtgattagcaggggggcaccacgctggagcgtaataaacttagtatctttgggaactctgcagttgtggactttgttcgtgtgcctcagccgagactcgaactgtgcgtgacctatccggtataattcgcagcagttcttGTGCGTGACCTGtgaggtataattcgcagcagtttgtgtgcgtgacctgtgaggtataattcgtaacagtcCTGCTTCGGCTCTGGGGATGGACTAGAGGAgcgctcaaggtcccttccaaccttacaTTTCTGAGAGTCTGTCTCATTTGTTCCAcctcaaatgctttacagaaggcTAAGCAGAGGACACCAACattgttacctttatcaaccacacTTGTGatgtcaacaacaaaaaagctatcaggttaatttgacaggatctatttgtCATATTTGCCATGCTGATTGGAATTAACTCTTTGCCTCTCATCTGCTTCTACACGGATCGAGTCCCATATTAGGTGCTCCATGATTTGCCCAGCATCTATCTCAGGCTCACAGGAGTTTAATTACCTGGCTCATCCCGGTTACCCCTTCTTTTCCACCAAACACGTGTGTGACGAGGGCGCTTGGGAATTCAGGCTGCCAGCACGGTCTTAGATGTGAATTCCTTCTTGCTCACCCCACTCTGAAATCAGACATTACCGCCAGCAGTGATGGAGAAGCATGTTAAGAGCATCTTTCTGCTAAAGGGACAGGTGGCAAGATAGACAGCCACGCTGGCACTAAAAAGAACTTTCTTGGTACGGATCATCCCATAGAAGTGAATGGGAGACGCTCATTGTTCTCTCCGAGCtattgtttccagcctgtctgcagattcaggtaGACGTTACAAATTAGTTTGGTAATTCCTTAGAAGCTCCTGGCTTCATTCCCCTCCACCACAGACACCCAACGCCTCCCCTTGCATTGACCTGACATGTCGTTTGAATGGCTAAATTTTATAGCCGTTGGATCACCCAGCTTAGACCTTCAGGGTCTGGTCCAAACTCCCCCAAAGTCAGTAGAGAGCTTCCCGTGGGCTCCAATGTGGTCTGGAGTCACGCTGCGAAGCTGCCCGTGCAGAGGTACTTACAGAGCTGGAGACATGGAGAGCGAGGACACAAATAGTCACCCGTGGGGAGGGCTTCGGTGCGCATCGCAAACACCTGCAGAAGCTCCCTGGCGTTTCTCAGACAGGGTCCCGGGTGCGTCTCTCCAAAGCCTCCCTCTCTCAATAGCGCGGCTTTTTCAACAGTATTTCTCCAGGAGGTTGAGGGAGCTTATTCCTCCGAGGTGCCCATTTGGCAATAAGCCATGCCAGCTATGAGCTTGGGTTTGTGGACTTATTTTACAATGGGTTGTGGGCTCCCGGATACCCCTGGACCAAGACAATGAAAGAAATCTAGAATTTCCCTAATTAAATACATCCCTTGATGGGGATTCCCAGAACAATGGCAGTGGCATTGTGTCTGCTAAGGTGAAAGCAAACCTCAAAGACTCAGACCCTGTAAAAATCTCCTATCCCTTTGTCCGCCCTCAGCTCCAGCCTAGGACCCACCCGCGCCGGGCTCTCCGTGAGACCCTGCAGAATGGCAGCCGGGCCGCGTTCCCTCCCTGCATCCCCTTTCTCACTCGTTTCTCCGCTGCTCTTCCCATCGCCGCCCTAGAGCTGAGTCTCATCTTCCACCCAGCCTCGACCCGGTCGGGCCGGGACCCGCTGTGCCTCGCACCAGGGAAGCGGGATCCCTCGCCAGCCTTTCCATCTCATGCCGCAGAGCAAAGCCGTGCGACCGCCCAGCGAGCTCTTCCAAGCAGGATCACTTCCAAATCCCACCCCCCGCCATACGCTGGGCCCTCGCCCTCACCCCCTGTGCTGGCGGAGACCTTAGAAAGACCCCGAACAAGAACCAAAACGATCCCACAAATCCTGACGCTGCTGAGTTGAGATTCGCCACTTTCGGTCTGTCCATTGATGGCGTTCTGCGTCCGAGAAATACAGGGCTACACGTGGGTGACCCCTGCCCGCGGCGCATCCCCGCCTTTCCCACTTCCCCCCTGTGCTGCTTGGAGCCCCTGGGGTTCTCGTCTGCGGTTCCTGGCGGGGACCCCTGAGACCCCTTAGACAAAGAGCTTCCCCGACAACACTCTGAGAAGTCCCTTCGGAAGGGTTTTGTGCTGTTTCCCTTTTCCCCAGGGAGAGTTCAAAGGGTTGGGTCACCATTTCCATCTCCTGTGTTTTCGTGGCAAGACAAGGAAACGATACAGAGAGGTCGGGTAGCGCTATGAGAGACGCTCCTGCGCTGAGAATACGACTCCGGCCATCAGTGGCGAATCCCAAGCTCGGCCAGAGACCCTCTCCTCGCCTTTGGCCAAGCCAGTTAGGGCCAGATACTTCAAGGTACATAGGCACCtcgtgggatttttaaaagcatccaggcacctaaatccaaTTGAGATCAATACGTTTTTGGTACCCAGGGGAAATCCCATAAggcgcctaaataccttcaaTCTGACAGAAGTGGGTTTGAAAACCTTACACTACAGAGATGGATGATCAGCTTTGAGCCCCGTTTCTGAGATGGGGACCTGAGTCATGGAGGGGGAAACCTGGGTTTTAGAAAGGACTAAGTCACTATCACCCACTAAATTTCAGTACGATGTGGGATTCAAACCAGCTTATCTGAGAGACATGCTAGTTTCTTAACCATAAGAACATCCTTTCTCTGCGTTCACACGGGGGCTATTGCACAGAAAATAACTCCTCAAAATAATTAAGCACAGACCATCAGCACGGAAATTTTGGATATGTCAAATCCAAGTCTTCAGAATGACCCAAGCCCCACAGGACCAGTTGGCCATGGAATGCAGTTGAAGGTGTCCCAAAAGAATGAAGCATATTGAGAACATCAGGCTTTATTATTCTAACACACCACATCATACAATGTCCTTTGTGTCCTTGCAAAATAACAGGAGTAACCATGTTCCTCACACCCATACCTTGTGATTGAGCCTCATGCAGGAGATTAGCAGTTCATTCCCCTCCTTTCAGTCACTTCTAAAGGGGAAATTTTCTGCATGGGTACAAGGGTGATTccccaaagcatgaaggggaGTTGTGGCTTCAAGTTTCATTGACGGTGAATTCCAACTGAACAACAAAAGTAacatcctgtccccactgaagtctctAGAAACATTCCTACTCACTTCATGGTTTTGTATGATCTATAATGTGTAGTGTGGCCATCCCAAAGAGTGCCAGCCGTAAACCATGATCCCAGtgtgctagacgctgtacaaacatagaccaAAGCCATGGTCCCAGACCAAAAGAGGATACATAGTAGaacacaagagacaacaggtgaaaAAAGAGGGGAGCATCAGGAACCAATGAGATCATGTTGGGCAGCGTGATGGACAGTGCTCTAAGCAAAACAACTGCCTGAGTGTAGTCACATTTGCTTGCTAGGAATCACAGCGAAGGGGAGTTTGATGGAGGTCCGTGAGGTATTTAGCAGATGTTCACCGGATGCTCTTCCCAGTCATGAGGGGTAGCATGGAGGAAAGTCTGAAGGTCcttctttgaaaatttaaagGTCAGTGATGTGGGCTGGCAACGTTGGCCAATTGGAGGATGTGGTCAATGTACGAATAGCCTATGAGCGGTGACGGGAAGGGTGGGAATAAACCATGGAGGGAACGTCACTGAAGTAAAGTGGCTCATATTTCATGGAATATCAAACCCTGTAGAGGCATAGAAAGGCTGTGGCGAGATTGTCAAAATGACAAGCTGGGTAAGTGACCTTTGAAGCcagaatgacttcagtggagtcagatTGTCCTCTCCCCTCCACTTGCGCCTTTGAATATATCCCTTTGCAAAATCAAAGAGGAAACCAAACCTCTCTCCCGAATATTCATCTCTATTCATCAGATTATAAGATCAACATTGACAAGGATTCTCATAATGCCCAGTGGAAATGGATGCTGATCTCATTTTGAGTATCTAAGAGTTACGAGAAATGCTGTGCTACTAATGATAATTTGTAAAGACATGGCATGACAGGTAAATGGTACAAACAAgcagactggtttttgaatgttataattcttgacgtctgatttgtgtccatttattcttttgcgtagagactgtccggtttggccaatgtacatggcagaggggcattgctggcacatgatggcatatatcacattggtggatgtgtaggtgaacgagcctctgatagtgtggctgatataattaggccctgtgatggtgtcccctgaatagatatgtggacacagttggcaacgggctttgttgcaaggataggttcctgggttagtggttctgttgtgtggtgtgtggttgctggtgagtatttgcttcaggttggggggctgtctataagcaaggactggtctgtctcccaagatctgtgagagtgatgggtcgtccttcaggataggttgtagatccttgatgatgcgttggagaggttttagttgggggttgaaagtgatggctagtggcgttctgttattttctttgttgggcctgtaaatggacacaaatcagatgtcaagaatttataacattcaaaaaccagtcggagaacacttcaatctctctggtcactgaattacagacctaaaagtggcaattcttcaacaaaaaaacttcagaaacacactccagtgagagactgctgaattggaattaatttgcaaactggacaccattaaattaggtttgaataaagactggaagtggatgtgtcattacacaaagtaaaactatttccccatgtttatttccccctcctactgttcctcacacgttcttgttcACCTAAATCCAATTGAGATCAATATGTTTTTGGTGCGCAggtgaaaatcccattaggcgcctaaataccttCATTCCAGAGAAAGTGGATTTGAAAACCTCACTCTAAAGAGACAGTAGGTGAGAAAAAGGGGAGCCTCAGGAACCAATGAGATCTTATTGGTCTGCGTGATGGACAGTGCTCTAAGCAAAACACCTTCAAAGTGTTGTCAGGTTCCTTTGCTAGGGATATTAGCACAGGGAAGTTTGACGGAGGTCAATGAGGTACTTAGCGGCTGTTGGCCGACGTTCTTCCCAAACATGAAGGGTAGCACGGAGAAAAGTAGGAAAGTTcttctttgaaaatttaaagTGGATGATGTTGGTTGTCATCGTTGGCCAACTGGAGGATGGAGTCAATGTAGGACTAGTGTATGAGTGATGACTGGAAGGGTGGGACTAAACCAAGGAGGGAACGTAACTGAAGAAAAGTGGCTCATGTTTGATGCAAAAGGggatcatagactatcagggttggaagggacctcaggaggtcatctagtccaaccccctgctcaaactaGGAcggatccccaatttttgccccagatccctaaatggccctctcaagcatttaactcacagccctgggtttcgcaggccaatgctcaaaccactgagctgtccctccccccgcaATGACTCAGTGGAGGCTTATAAAGGCTCTGGTGAGATTGTCAAAATGACAAGCTAGGAAaatctggctccactgaagccagaaCAACTACAGTGGAGCCAGATTTTCCACTCCCCTCCACTTGCGCCTTTGAATATATCCCTTTGCAAAGTCAAAGAGGAAACCAAACATCTCTCTTGAATATACATCTCTATTCTTTAGATGATAAACTCTATGTTCAGCAAGGTTCCTTGCTTATTTTTGGAATATCTAATGCCCAGTGGAAATGGGTGATGATCTCAGTTGAAGTATCTAAGAGTTTCAAGAAAAATAGTGCTACTAATAACGACACATAAAGACAAAGCATGGCAGGTAAATGGTAGAAACAAACAGACAAGACAGGTACGAGAGATGAGGTAAATAATATAAACAGGATACGCACAGGTCTTAgcaactatgtacctgtattagACTCTGAGGAGTCAGTCATCCCTCCTGTGGGAGGTGCAGAGCAGTGTTACTGTATCCCGTTTACAGAAGAAGTGCCTTtcgcagagaaaggcagaacaagaacgaTTGGCAGGacgttaaagccagacaaattgaaattaaaaacagAGCTGGTAGACATTTTttgaaaagatttatttattCTGTAAAAAAAAGGCAGTTCCAGGACAACTAAAAGAATTTAGAGTGAATTCAGAAAATAGCTTTGGCTGAAAATAGAGCGTGTAAAACAAAGTGCAAAACtcagaacattttatttcaacatttttaaaaagaaatattttcctttttcatttttaaatgatattttatcTCAAAATTTAGCTAGATATTAAATATATATCCTTTAGATCCAAGCAAActgaattttgtattttttttttcattttagcaaGAATGACTCAAAAATTTCTATTTTGGGAACAAAAAGCTACCAAGGAAATGTTGGATTCTCCAACTCTTGAAGTCTtccaatcaagactggatgctgtTCTGGAAGACATGCTTTCAACAGACAGGTGTTACTAGGTTTAAAGCAGAACTAACTGGGTGGAAGACTAAGGCCTgtgttaccaggagatcagaactCACCTTACAGACCTTACAGgtctggccttacaatctatgaagAAAGGGATGAATTTACCTCTCTCGTGTCTCTGTACTGCTCCTGACCAACCAAGACCAGTGGGATGCCTGGCATGAAGTCATTGACCAGCCAAGTTCACATCCATCCTGTGCCTTTGTGGTTTGGCATTTTCATGAGAATCTCAGACACTTAGAAACTCTGCCGCAGGCATCCTTCAGGGCCTCTTTCATTTGTTCATTGCGGAGAGCGTAGATGTAAGGGTTAAAGAGAGGGGCCACCACGCAGTACAGAAAGGACACAACTTTGTCAAAGTCCTGCACACCCCGCTGTCCTGGTCGGAGGTACCTGAAGGTGGAGCTACTGTACAATATCACAACAACCAGGAGGTGAGcggagcaggtggaaaaggcctttttcCTTCCTGTGGTGGACGGGATGCGCATGATAGTGGAGATGATACAGCTGTAGGAAACTATAGTGACTGTTAAAGTACCAAGTAAGATAACTGTTGCTGAAAAAAATATCATGACCTCAAGATGCCCGGTGTCCACACAGGAGAGTTGAAGCAACACGGCTGTGTCACAGTAGAAGTGGTTTATGACATTGGGGCCACAGAACGGTAACAGCACAACCATAAATGTGGGGGGAACCATTATAAGAAAACTCATCACCCAGCAGCTCAGCACTAGCTGGAAGCAGACCCTGCCATTCATGATGGTGCCGTAACGCAAGGGATGGCAGATAGCCATGTAGCGGTCAAAGGACATGACAGCCCCATGGCAAAACATAGAGGCACCCAGGAAGAAGACCAATAACAACTGAAGGAAACAACCAGGGAGGGAAATAGATTTTCTCTCTGTCAGGAGGCTGTAGAGGAACCTGGGCGTGATGACACAGGTGAAGCAGATTTCTAAGACAGCGAAGTTCctgaggaagaaatacatgggcGTCTGGAGGCGATGGTCCACCAGGTGGAGGGTGACAATAATGAGGTTTCCCGTTACGGTCAACAGGAAGACGTCTAATAGAACCACAGACAGGATGATGTTTCCATGGTGGTTGTTGGACAGTCCCAAGATGATGAATTCCACCACTGTGGTCTGGTTCTTCATTCTTGGTTcatctttaaagaaaaattaaaaacatgtcaAAAACAGAGCCGATTGGACAAGAGGGACAGAATGCTGAGAGGAAAATTCTGTAAAGAAATAGAACTAATCTcgtcaatgggaattgggtgcctaTCAGGCACAGGCTCAATGAAACAATCCTGATGGAATAACTAAAAACAATTACTGCTAGttggagagagagcgagagctggAGAGCAAGGGAGAATGAAAATTACTTCTTCTAAACATTCATAAGTTTTACCTCAATTTTTCATACATGaaaaaggccagaaggaaccaatgtgaacatctgttctgacctcctgtatagaaGAGAGCGAGAAACTTCCCTGAATTAGCTACTGTCAGAACTAGAgtgttgctttttaaagaaaaaaatccaagcgttcttttaaaatgtccagtgctggaaaatccaccacaaggCAGGGAAAGTTCTTCCAATGATTAAATACCCTCACtgtgaaagttttgtttgtttgatttcttccaggtcattgatacaaATATTAAAAGGTACAGGACCAAGAATCAAACCCTGTGGGACCGCACTAAAAACACCCACGTTCAGTGATGATTGTCCATATATAATTCCAGTTTGAGACTGTTCAATACCCACCTTTTAGTCCATTTAATCTGTGCCATGGTAATtgtgtatcattctagtttcttaatcacaATGTCAAAAATGAAATCAAAAATAGTCCCTCTCTTTAAAAAGGGCAAACAAAGAGGAGCtgtggaattatagaccagtcagcctaccTTCTATACCTAGAAAGATACTGCAACAAATGATTCAATAATCAAGTTGTGAGCATCTAGAGGTCATTAGGGTGTTCAATCATAGCTAACaaatttctcaagaacaaatcatgctaaatcaatctaatttccttcttttgtaTGGTGACTGGTCTGGTGGAGAGTCGGgagctgtagatgtgatatatcttgattttagtaaggcttctgacacataagaatggccagactgggtcagaccaaaggtc
This portion of the Chelonia mydas isolate rCheMyd1 chromosome 13, rCheMyd1.pri.v2, whole genome shotgun sequence genome encodes:
- the LOC119567949 gene encoding olfactory receptor 6C76-like, with translation MKNQTTVVEFIILGLSNNHHGNIILSVVLLDVFLLTVTGNLIIVTLHLVDHRLQTPMYFFLRNFAVLEICFTCVITPRFLYSLLTERKSISLPGCFLQFLLVVFLGASMFCHGAVMSFDCYMAICHPLRYGTIMNGRVCFQLVLSCWVMSFLIVVPPTLMVVLLPFCGPNVINHFYCDTAVLLQLSCVDTGHLEVMIFFSAIVILLGTLTVTIVSYGCIISTIMHIPSTTGRKKAFSTCSAHLLVVVILYSSSIFRYLRPGQRGVQDFDRVVSLLYCVVVPLFNPYIYALRNEQMKEALKDACGRISKCLRFS
- the LOC102935864 gene encoding olfactory receptor 6C75, whose translation is MKNQTTVVEFIILGLSNNHHGNIILSVVLLDVFLLTVTGNLIIVTLHLVDHRLQTPMYFFLRNFAVLEICFTCVITPRFLYSLLTERKSISLPGCFLQLLLVFFLGASMFCHGAVMSFDRYMAICHPLRYGTIMNGRVCFQLVLSCWVMSFLIMVPPTFMVVLLPFCGPNVINHFYCDTAVLLQLSCVDTGHLEVMIFFSATVILLGTLTVTIVSYSCIISTIMRIPSTTGRKKAFSTCSAHLLVVVILYSSSTFRYLRPGQRGVQDFDKVVSFLYCVVAPLFNPYIYALRNEQMKEALKDACGRVSKCLRFS